A single Pseudoxanthomonas sp. DNA region contains:
- the fabV gene encoding enoyl-ACP reductase FabV: MIIHPKVRGFICTTTHPLGCELNVRDQIAATRAQGVRSDGPKKVLVIGASSGYGLAARISAAFGFGADTLGVFFEKPGSEKKAGTAGWYNSAAFDKFAKDAGLYSRSINGDAFSDEARAKVIELIRTEMGGQVDLVVYSLASPVRKLPSTGEVKRSALKPIGAPYTSTAVDTNKDVITHATIEPATEQEIEDTVTVMGGQDWELWIDALEKAGVLADGARTVAFSYIGTDITWPIYWHGALGRAKVDLDQTAQRLDARLKKTGGTANVAVLKSVVTQASSAIPVMPLYISIVFKVMKELGLHEGTIEQLDRLFRDRMYRADGAPAETDDENRLRLDDWELKPEVQEKAKALWPQVTTENLFQLTDYANYKHEFLKLFGFERSDVDYDADVDPDVRFDCIELSPEG; this comes from the coding sequence TTGATCATCCATCCCAAAGTCCGCGGCTTCATCTGCACCACCACCCATCCGCTCGGCTGCGAGCTCAACGTGCGTGACCAGATCGCCGCGACGCGCGCGCAGGGCGTGCGCAGCGACGGGCCGAAGAAGGTGTTGGTGATCGGCGCGTCCAGCGGCTACGGCCTGGCCGCGCGTATCAGCGCGGCGTTCGGGTTCGGTGCGGACACGCTGGGCGTGTTCTTCGAGAAGCCCGGCAGCGAGAAGAAGGCCGGCACCGCCGGCTGGTACAACTCGGCCGCGTTCGACAAGTTCGCGAAGGACGCCGGCCTGTACAGCCGCTCGATCAACGGCGATGCGTTCTCCGACGAGGCGCGCGCCAAGGTCATCGAGCTGATCAGGACGGAAATGGGTGGCCAGGTCGACCTGGTCGTGTACTCGCTGGCTTCGCCGGTGCGCAAGCTGCCGTCCACCGGCGAAGTGAAGCGCTCGGCGCTGAAGCCGATCGGCGCGCCGTACACCTCGACCGCAGTCGACACCAACAAGGACGTCATCACCCACGCGACCATCGAACCGGCCACCGAGCAGGAGATCGAGGACACGGTGACGGTGATGGGCGGCCAGGACTGGGAACTGTGGATCGATGCGCTGGAGAAGGCCGGCGTGCTGGCCGACGGCGCGCGCACGGTGGCCTTCAGCTACATCGGCACCGACATCACCTGGCCGATCTACTGGCACGGTGCGCTGGGCCGTGCGAAGGTCGACCTGGACCAGACCGCGCAACGGCTGGATGCGCGCCTGAAGAAGACCGGCGGCACCGCCAATGTCGCCGTGCTGAAGTCGGTGGTGACGCAGGCCAGCTCGGCGATCCCGGTGATGCCGCTGTACATCAGCATCGTCTTCAAGGTGATGAAGGAACTGGGCCTGCACGAGGGCACCATCGAGCAGCTCGACCGCCTGTTCCGCGACCGCATGTACCGCGCGGACGGCGCGCCGGCCGAGACCGACGACGAGAACCGCCTGCGCCTGGACGACTGGGAACTGAAGCCCGAGGTGCAGGAGAAGGCGAAGGCACTGTGGCCACAGGTGACCACCGAGAACCTGTTCCAGCTGACCGACTACGCCAACTACAAGCACGAGTTCCTGAAGCTGTTCGGCTTCGAGCGCAGCGACGTGGACTACGACGCCGACGTGGATCCGGACGTGCGGTTCGACTGCATCGAGTTGTCGCCGGAGGGGTGA
- a CDS encoding DUF1080 domain-containing protein has product MDARGVWIVPVLLAALLAGCASTPAAPWQSLVDASQWRSVGDATLDPRWQVRDGELVLTEAGGGDILSVGTYGDFELEWEWRLPAGGNSGLFYRAVDAMPVWARAVEYQLLDDRGAEDRFVPSHRAGAVYDLVVPARDVLRPIDRYNHARIVACGPRVEHWLNGERVAVYDADSEDWKRRVAASKFAGQAEFAKARRGHLALQDHGNAVHIRGMRIRALGPDCKPTSL; this is encoded by the coding sequence ATGGACGCACGCGGCGTGTGGATCGTCCCGGTCCTGCTCGCCGCGCTGCTGGCCGGCTGCGCGTCCACGCCGGCCGCGCCCTGGCAATCGCTCGTCGACGCATCGCAATGGCGCAGTGTCGGCGACGCCACGCTGGATCCACGCTGGCAGGTCCGCGACGGCGAACTCGTGCTCACTGAAGCCGGTGGCGGCGACATCCTCAGCGTCGGCACCTACGGCGACTTCGAACTGGAATGGGAATGGCGCCTGCCGGCCGGCGGCAACAGCGGGCTGTTCTATCGCGCGGTCGATGCGATGCCGGTATGGGCGCGCGCCGTGGAGTACCAGTTGCTCGATGACCGCGGGGCCGAAGACCGCTTCGTGCCCAGCCATCGCGCCGGCGCCGTCTACGATCTGGTGGTGCCGGCACGCGATGTGCTGCGGCCGATCGACCGGTACAACCACGCGCGCATCGTCGCCTGCGGTCCGCGCGTGGAGCATTGGCTCAATGGCGAGCGCGTCGCGGTGTACGACGCGGACAGCGAGGACTGGAAGCGGCGCGTGGCCGCCAGCAAGTTCGCCGGACAGGCGGAGTTCGCGAAGGCACGCCGCGGGCATCTCGCGCTGCAGGACCATGGCAATGCCGTGCATATCCGTGGCATGCGCATCCGCGCGCTGGGTCCCGATTGCAAGCCAACTTCACTGTAG